Genomic window (Enoplosus armatus isolate fEnoArm2 chromosome 22, fEnoArm2.hap1, whole genome shotgun sequence):
CCAGGCAGGCAAGCATCAGGAGTATGAGCAGAAACTGCTACAAGACCTCTGCAAAATGAACCCGACTTTCCTTCAGACCTCAGCCGCGTCAGGAGACAAACCAAAGGGCAAAGCCAACTCTCTACAGAGGTATTCCCACAGTAGTCGTTTGACATATCCCTCGTCGTTCTTTGTACTTGGTAATACATTTTGATGGCGTTTTATCTCATGAGAGTGgcctatttcttttttttgtgtgtgtgtgtgtgtttgtttatattgtgcCATCGCAGGTCCAACAGCTCCAGTAAAGATGGCTGGCTGTCAGGGAGGACGACCAACGGCCTGTCGTCAGACCACAGGAAGAGTCCGCCATTAGACGGCTCGGACCCTGAACGCTTGACCCCTGAGGGGCCCGAACCTGACCTCAGCCTTGGCCCTGTCCAGGccctctcccctttctcctcaAACTGTGACCTTGCCAGGTAAACTAGAATGCACAATGTACATgaaattttcacatttcacccTCCGCTTTTCTCTTGATACAGAGGCTTCGttcatcaaatatttttttgtttttttatccagtTCTGAAGCACTTTcaagtcgagatgaaatgaaaaattcccttttaacccttttagatcacatccccggtcaTATTAGGCACCTATCTAACAACATATGccaaaaaactaaatgtgacGTGTGCTTACAAAAGCTTGAACCAGCCAATATCAACCGATAATATCACGACATCCAGCCATGGATCAATCTGCAACTGTTTGCGACGCAGAGCTAACGTtcgctagctagcaacagcacGGTACGCCGGTTATGACGCGCCCACTTTTtaacgttcaaatcaaattccctccaacctttcagccaatcagaatgtGAGGAACTAAGTGGATTTAAACGATATTATCATCGCAAACTCTCTTCGTTTACCGCAGTGGCAGAGAGGgccaggcctttatttggaACAGGCGTCTCATTCCGAATTTCACCTGCTTCCCAGTTACTGCTATCTCAAAATTTGCTTCACGTTTACCTGTTGTCTTGATCAAATGGCACCttcaccactctgctgctctctcggTTTCTCCTCTCCAACAGCAATACTAATGTTGTTCGCTGTcctttttttcgtttttttctttccagtagTGGTTAATAACCTACAGGAAATGTTGagtttaaaaagagaaagtgagcgTAGCGGAGTGGTTAGTATGATATGACTCCGTCGTCggaattagtgctgtggaaacATTAGGCTGGATTTACAGGTAATTTGACCTTTGCCTTTCGTTTTACAGCCCCGGCAAGAAACTGCCAGACATCATCAGTATAGCCAACGGTGAAACCTCACAACTGGTAAGAAATGGACATCTCCGAGTGAGTCAAAGATGTTGTAATTGAACTAGAATCTCCATGAGACCGCCAGACTAAATAAAAGATAAGAGAAGCAAGAGGCTCTCCTCCCTTGTGTCCTGTAGGTCCCAGGCAGTGACTCTCCATCGCCCCCTCCTGGCCTTGGGAAGCCCGGCCTGGTGGTTCCCATCAGTGTCCCGGGCCACACTGTCCGCTCCCCCTTCGAAGCGGCCGCTGCAGAGTCCCAGTCGCTGTTCTCAGACAACAGTAACTTCAGGCATCCCAACCCGCTCCCCAGTGGACTGGGCGGCTTCCCCGGCTTCCCCCCACACAGCAACGCCGACTGGCCCACGGCGCCGGAGCCACAGAGCCTCTTCACCTCAGGTGGGTGCTGACGGAGGACGTTTGGTTTCTGATGGTTTCTAATCCTTCTGCTGAAAGTCTCAGAttgtcttttaaaaataaaattgcatgattttaaaaatagttAAGACCTCTGATAGTTCAGTGACAGTTTGTGGGGGGGGTTtcacgaggggggggggtgctgctgTAAAGTTCTTGACAACCTGCAGCCGGGCGCATCAGTGACTTCCCGGAGTCTTGGCGTCACCGTGAAGTTGGCAGGCAAACCAGCGGAGGTACTGCACAGAGGTGTTGGGCAGATGGAGAAACTGATTTGTCAGGAAATTGTTTCTGTATGTAACTTTCCCCCAAAacctgtttgtgtacagattaaacaaatgacacgCAACgcattagtgagctttagacaggctagctgtttcccccccctTGCTTCCTGTCTTTAGTTGACCTGGTTTTCAAAATCTAATAGTCCAGCTGTATGGACAGCAGCCAACCAGTTTACAGAGAAGTACTAATAATATTAGTGTGCTTATTCTTCCAGGGTGATTGTATAGAAATGAGGATTAAGGTTAGGATTAGAATCAAATCCGTAAATCTGGAATCTGGAATTAGTCTCTGGTCGTCCAAACTAACTATTCAAATGGACTAGAACAAACATACACCGGTCTAGGTCTGCTGGGccgacctcctcctcctcctcctcctcccataaAATGTAACTTCTGTCTGTAGTTTATCTCACCTcgtctcctgtgtgtgtgtgcgtgcagataCCATGCCGGTGTCGTCGTCCACGGACTGGCAGGCGGCGTTCGGCTTTGGCTCgtccaaacagcagcaggaggacgaTCTAGGCTTCGACCCCTTCGACATCACCCGCAGGGCCCTGGCGGACCTCATAGAGAAGGAGCTCTCTGTTGAAGACCGCTTCAGCTGCCCTCTGTCGCCCGGCTCCTTCCTCCACAGAGCCCACGGGCCCCTGCTAAACAAAGGCTTCGGGCCCCCGGGAGGGCTCCCGCTCTCCAACCACCTCCCGCCCTCTCGCCACTTCTCCCAGCATCAGCACCCTCAGCGGGGAGGCTACAGCTCCTTCGGCTTCCCCGCTCACCcttcatcgtcatcatcttcatcctccagctcctcctcctcctcttcctcctcctcctcctcagcgtCTTGTGGGTCCTGGATGGGCTCCACCTCCTCACGCAGTAACTTTGTGCATTTGAACCACACAGTTAGTCCAGCAACCTCCACCTCTCACAGCAGCTTCTTGGACTTGACAGTGCTGCCGGGACATCACACTACTGGGCTTGGAGGAATCCCCATCACAGGTAAGACTGGATcagggacgggggggggggtctgggaGATCTGATCTGTACTATATCTGTTTAGTGTAATGTAGTgcacttactgtatgtgagtGTTTTGCCCCAAAACCTCCCCCAGAGTGCTGCCTTCAGGGTATTTAGTCTCCAAAGTGACTGGGAACGTCAAGAAACAACTAGCACATGACATCATTTTAgcgcattgcattgtgggtaaacACACATGCTTATATATTGACCACTTGGTGGCAGCACACTGTTTACTATAGCGTTGCTGTAACACAGCAGACAGGTTTTGCTCAAGTACATATTGCTGCCATTATTCCAGTCTGTCAGACCTCCAGGCACAGGCCTGTTAAACATCAGTTCTCTGCTGGTTTATGGTTTTGCTCCACACCTGCCCTATAGGAACAAATCACCCCCCAAAGAGCAGATTCAAGTAGCGAAATAATCTGAAAAAGAGACGGGAAAAAGTCTGGAAGGCTGGCGGAAGTCGGGCAGCTTCTGCAGGGAGTAGACAAGTCCATTTGTAAGGCGCGCTCGTTTACCAAGAAGCTACCCATAAATCATCCCTCATCGAAGTCCAGACAGATCAGATCACACGGCGAGTGCCGACTTCGGACTTTGAATGCGTTTGTAAAGAGACCCGCGAAGATATAGTGCCTGATATGAGACCACAGTTCACTGTATCGGCCTGATGATGTTTATTCCTAATAATTCTGCCTATGAAAGTGGCGCCGTCTTACATTCATGGACTAAAAGCATACTGTCCAGCAAGAATCTCACAATGGTTTCCCCCTGTTATTCAGTGGCTGAAGggctgtcatttttcatttctttgttccATTCCCAGAGTCATTCTCATTTTcatgttctttctctctctttttttttttttttgtctcctttgcATCTCTGTAAAACTACTACTTAGATTTTAGTTTTGGCACCTGATTTTTGAGCTTCCTCAGCAGGGTGGCTGGGCTCACCCTTAGAGATGGGGGTGAGGAGCTCAGACAGAGTAGAgtcgaaaggagccagttgaggtggtttggggcgccttccttttttttttggaggttTTCCAGGCACGCCTAACTGGTAGGAGACACCACGCGGGGTAAACCCAGAACACCCTGGAGATGTTATATATCTCGTCTGGCTTGGGAACTCCTCGAGATCCCACAAGAACAGAGGAGACGTGtggactaccttgcttagcctgctgccaccgcgacCCGGCCCCTGGATGAgcggctggatggatggatggatgggatgTAACAAGTCGAGCCGTGGCTCAAATCCAATAAAGGGCAAGATAGAGCCGCTAACGTTTAGCCGTTATACTAAACCGTGGATGTCATGTGCCAGTCCTAAACGGGGGCTTTTTACAAAACTTGTAACCCACCGggtaggtagtaagctagttagccagccTCCCCAGAGCAAACCAAGTAGCTTCTTCTCTCAGGTTGTAATTGTATAAGCAAGTTGAGCCGTGTCTAAAAATGATGATAGTGGTGGTTAAATGTAACTAGTTGAAGCATCGGCTAATTCAGTGGGAAATGATTCCTCCCTGTAAAGGAGCGGCGTTGGAGAACTTGGTTGAAATTGACTTTGGCAGCTCTCGGCCTCATGAATTAAAGATGGTGACATTTGTTTATCTGGATATGCAAATGGCAACATAGGTGATGGTGTTAATGCCAGCCGTGCTTCCCTGCCTGATAGcctgattaaaatgtaaaaataaaaaaaaaggaggggggggggggggggggcttagtGAGGGCAAGCTAGGATCACTAGGGGGAATACTGAGGGAGGACTGTTTCCTC
Coding sequences:
- the cnot4b gene encoding CCR4-NOT transcription complex subunit 4 isoform X8; the protein is MSRNPGAKDDTMECPLCMEPLEIDDVNFFPCTCGYQICRFCWHRIRTDENGLCPACRKPYPEDPAVYKPLSQEELQRIKNEKKQKQNEKKQKITENRKHLASVRVVQRNLVFVVGLSQRLADPEVLKRPEYFGKFGKIHKVVINNSTSYAGSQASLGTTKYCSYFLKSMQCPKPDCMYLHELGDEAASFTKEDMQAGKHQEYEQKLLQDLCKMNPTFLQTSAASGDKPKGKANSLQSPGKKLPDIISIANGETSQLVPGSDSPSPPPGLGKPGLVVPISVPGHTVRSPFEAAAAESQSLFSDNSNFRHPNPLPSGLGGFPGFPPHSNADWPTAPEPQSLFTSDTMPVSSSTDWQAAFGFGSSKQQQEDDLGFDPFDITRRALADLIEKELSVEDRFSCPLSPGSFLHRAHGPLLNKGFGPPGGLPLSNHLPPSRHFSQHQHPQRGGYSSFGFPAQASCGSWMGSTSSRSNFVHLNHTVSPATSTSHSSFLDLTVLPGHHTTGLGGIPITGIPASSGHSLDSLQDDNPPHWLKSLQTLTEMDAPSSSASQNGPFGSQPPPHRAGWAHYPAPASQYHSPPPGFQTAFRPPTQTQTDLLQSAAMDRH
- the cnot4b gene encoding CCR4-NOT transcription complex subunit 4 isoform X5 encodes the protein MSRNPGAKDDTMECPLCMEPLEIDDVNFFPCTCGYQICRFCWHRIRTDENGLCPACRKPYPEDPAVYKPLSQEELQRIKNEKKQKQNEKKQKITENRKHLASVRVVQRNLVFVVGLSQRLADPEVLKRPEYFGKFGKIHKVVINNSTSYAGSQGPSASAYVTYIRSEDALRAIQCVNNVVVDGRTLKASLGTTKYCSYFLKSMQCPKPDCMYLHELGDEAASFTKEDMQAGKHQEYEQKLLQDLCKMNPTFLQTSAASGDKPKGKANSLQRYSHSSRLTYPSPGKKLPDIISIANGETSQLVPGSDSPSPPPGLGKPGLVVPISVPGHTVRSPFEAAAAESQSLFSDNSNFRHPNPLPSGLGGFPGFPPHSNADWPTAPEPQSLFTSDTMPVSSSTDWQAAFGFGSSKQQQEDDLGFDPFDITRRALADLIEKELSVEDRFSCPLSPGSFLHRAHGPLLNKGFGPPGGLPLSNHLPPSRHFSQHQHPQRGGYSSFGFPAQASCGSWMGSTSSRSNFVHLNHTVSPATSTSHSSFLDLTVLPGHHTTGLGGIPITGIPASSGHSLDSLQDDNPPHWLKSLQTLTEMDAPSSSASQNGPFGSQPPPHRAGWAHYPAPASQYHSPPPGFQTAFRPPTQTQTDLLQSAAMDRH